The following coding sequences are from one Gossypium raimondii isolate GPD5lz chromosome 4, ASM2569854v1, whole genome shotgun sequence window:
- the LOC105781004 gene encoding S-norcoclaurine synthase 1: MEVRVENGGSCEVGKSGWGQSLPVPSIQEIVRSDFQSVPQRYIHENKGGPIIPEDLADSLEIPVIDFSFLAKGDEDEVQKLHLACKDWGFFQVINHGVKEEILEKMKAAVAAFFELPFQEKKKYAKAENEIEGYGQNFVVSEHQKLDWSDMIFLFTFPSQNRNFKFWPLSLPGFKEALEEYSREMQKLAEELQANFSVLMGLKRDGLKRLQGGELKQGIRMNYYPICSRPDLVLGISPHSDGTSFTLLLQDDDVTGLQIKHNEAWVPVKPIPNSLIVNIGDATEIQSNGMYKSIEHRAVTNEKKPRISIATFMFPDDEQEIGPVETMIDDQNRPKLYRNIKYVDYVREKFSRKMEGKAHTQFAKLRATSDH, encoded by the exons ATGGAAGTGAGAGTTGAAAATGGAGGATCTTGTGAAGTTGGTAAATCGGGGTGGGGTCAATCTTTGCCAGTTCCAAGCATTCAGGAGATTGTGAGAAGCGATTTTCAATCAGTTCCCCAAAGATACATTCATGAAAATAAGGGCGGGCCAATTATTCCCGAGGATTTGGCTGATTCTCTTGAAATTCCCGTCATAGATTTCTCATTTCTAGCCAAAGGTGACGAAGATGAAGTCCAGAAACTACACCTTGCTTGCAAGGACTGGGGCTTTTTCCAG GTAATAAATCATGGGGTGAAAGAGGAGATCCTGGAGAAGATGAAAGCAGCGGTAGCAGCTTTCTTTGAGCTACCATTccaagagaaaaagaaatatgcaaaggcagaaaatgaaatagaaggATATGGTCAAAACTTTGTGGTCTCTGAGCACCAAAAGCTTGATTGGTCtgacatgatttttttattcactttcCCTTCTCAAAATAGGAACTTCAAGTTCTGGCCCCTCTCTTTACCAGGTTTCAA AGAAGCATTGGAAGAGTACTCGAGAGAAATGCAAAAGCTAGCCGAGGAACTCCAAGCCAACTTTTCAGTATTAATGGGGTTGAAAAGAGATGGGTTAAAAAGGTTACAAGGGGGGGAGCTTAAACAAGGCATAAGAATGAATTACTACCCTATTTGTTCAAGGCCTGATCTTGTTCTTGGGATTAGCCCTCACTCAGATGGCACAAGCTTCACTTTGTTGCTGCAAGATGATGATGTCACTGGCCTCCAAATTAAGCACAATGAAGCTTGGGTCCCTGTTAAACCCATCCCAAATTCACTTATCGTCAACATTGGTGATGCCACTgag ATTCAAAGCAATGGAATGTACAAAAGCATTGAACATAGAGCCGTAACAAATGAGAAGAAACCAAGAATATCAATTGCAACATTCATGTTTCCAGATGATGAGCAAGAAATTGGTCCAGTTGAAACAATGATAGATGACCAGAATCGCCCCAAATTGTATAGAAACATCAAGTATGTTGACTATGTTAGAGAAAAGTTTTCCaggaaaatggaaggaaaagcTCACACTCAATTTGCGAAGCTACGCGCGACAAGTGatcactaa